Within Butyrivibrio fibrisolvens, the genomic segment AGCTTATAAATACTAACTCCAGCGATATTTATTCTTCTGAATACAGTTCATATAAGGATACTATCGTAAGCTACAATACAGAGTTCAAAGCGCTTCATGACAAGACGCAGGATGCTGTTATAGTAAGGCACGAGCTTCTTGATAACAACATAACTAAGGTTACATATTCTAACGGTGTAGTGATCTATATTAACTACGGCGACACAGCGCAGACTGTAGATGGTATTACGATTGACACTATGTCTTACGAGGTAGCAGAGTAAATGAAGATTTTTGGGAAAAAAGAAAAAAAGCCCAGGATAAAACTTGGAAAGCTTGAATCAAGAGAAGCCAGAATGGGATATCTGTTCGTGGCACCATGGCTTGTGGGAGTTCTGGCATTTCTTCTTATTCCGCTGGCACAGTCTTTTTACTATATGTGGTACAACATTAGGATCACGCCAAACGGAATGAAGTTCACATTTTTGGGAACAGGTAACTTTACTCAGATATGGCTTGAGAATCCTGAATTTCCGCAGCAGCTTGTGACATACATATGGCAGACTCTCATAGAAGTTCCGATCATAGTAGTATTCGCACTTATGATTGCGATCATGTTAAATGGCAAGATAGTTGCAAGAGGGTTCTTCAGACTTATATTCTTCCTTCCGGTCATTATAGTATCGGGACCTGTTATGAACCTTCTGGTAAGCGAGGGAGCATCCAGTATCCCTGCTATGGATACACAGGCTATCGTATCGGCTATGGAGACTGTCCTTCCAGCATCGGCAGCAGAGGGAATAGGAGAGATCTTCTCCAATATGATCATGACTTTGTGGTATTCAGGCGTTCAGATTCTTATTTTCCTGTCAGCACTTCAGAAGGTCGATCCTTCCATGTATGAAGCTGCCAAGATTGACGGAGGCTCTGAATGGGAGTGTTTTTGGAAGATAACTCTTCCTACTATCAAACCTATGATTTTGTTATGTTCGGTATACTCCGTAATATTCCTTTCGGGCAATGAACAAAACGAACTTATTACCATGATCAAAGATGCTATGTTCTCAGGAACCAAGGAAAAGGGTTATGGATATGCATCAGCAATGGCCTGGATGTATGCAGTGGTTATTACTCTTATAACACTTCTTTTCTTCCTGCTATTAGGATCTAAGAAAGATCACTATGACAGACTTGTGAAGAAACACCAAAAGCAGCTCAAGAAAGAAGAAAGAGAAGCAAAACGTATAGAAAGGAGGGGCAGAAGAAATGCAGCAAGGATGGAAAAAATCCAAAGAAAAGGAAAATTCACAACATATGA encodes:
- a CDS encoding carbohydrate ABC transporter permease, which encodes MKIFGKKEKKPRIKLGKLESREARMGYLFVAPWLVGVLAFLLIPLAQSFYYMWYNIRITPNGMKFTFLGTGNFTQIWLENPEFPQQLVTYIWQTLIEVPIIVVFALMIAIMLNGKIVARGFFRLIFFLPVIIVSGPVMNLLVSEGASSIPAMDTQAIVSAMETVLPASAAEGIGEIFSNMIMTLWYSGVQILIFLSALQKVDPSMYEAAKIDGGSEWECFWKITLPTIKPMILLCSVYSVIFLSGNEQNELITMIKDAMFSGTKEKGYGYASAMAWMYAVVITLITLLFFLLLGSKKDHYDRLVKKHQKQLKKEEREAKRIERRGRRNAARMEKIQRKGKFTTYDGSGDY